The region GAACATCAGCTAAAGAACATGAACTCTTCGAGTGCTTGGCTACAGTTAGTGTCGTACTGATTGACAATATAAAATACTATCAGATATAATAAGGATAACTAAGCACATATTTTATAGCTAAAAGGAGATTAAATGATGAAATTATCACAAGCAATTAACGGTAATGTTGTCGCTCTGGCACAATCTCAAAAAACCTATAAACAAAATGTTGTCGCCGTAAATATGGTTATCAGCAGTATTCTGCAATCAAAACTTCCAGCTCTCAATCAGTATCCGGCAGATTGGAAAGCTTTTACCGATTCATATAAAGAAGCCTGCTGTTACGCTCTTGACTGGACAAATAGTGTACTGGCAAGACTACTCTGCATTCCTGACGAAACACTGAGCTATAATGATATTATTACCATGCTGCTAAATGATGCAAACACTCAGGCAAATAATCTTGTCAAAAATCCCCAAGATAATACTGCCCTTAAAATGCTGAATAACGATCTCAAAGGAATCCAGGCCCAACTCAAGATCGTGACCACTTTTATTTCACAAGCAGTCAAAAAAGTTAAAACTTTTGGAGATAATATACCTCAAATGGCAAGTAAACTTCAAACCATTGCAGACAAGGCAACCGCAGATGAAAAAGTAGACCAAAAAAAGATTGATGATCTAAAAAAAGAGATTGATAATCTCAATTCAGATATTGATTCGCTTTCAGCATCAATTGTGGCCTTGGGAATAGCAGACGCTGCCGCAATTACACTAGGTACAATTGCCACAATAGCAGCCTTCCCGGAAGGTGCTTTGGCTTGGTTATTTTGCGGACCTGCTGTTGCAGCTGCAACCGTATACATTGCATTGGATGCAACAAAGATAAAAGAAGACAAGGCAAATATCGAGTCTAAGGGAAAACAGATGGATCAGGTGACAGCTGACGTAGCTACACTTCATATTATCGCACAAAACTTTAATAGACTGGCAACCTCGACAACAGCCATTGAGGATAATCTCAAGGCTATCCTTAAAGAATGGCAACAGCTTGAAGATGATGTGACAGCGGCAGTAAATGATATCTCAGAAGCTGTCACTGAAGTTAAGAAGGTAGATTTTGGGGAGGTCCAAAAAGACATAAATGACGCAATTAAAGAATGGAAGGAAGCGTGCACACAGGCCGGGGCACTTCGCATTGAGGTAAAAGCAAATGATGCACCGCTAAAGATTGGTATGTCACAAGAAGAGGTTAAAGACGCACTTGCAAAAGGAAAATCAATTGATATTATAGAATATTTTAACAAAGTAGCCTAAATAATTCTTAATAGTATCCCTCTTCTCTCGATTTGAGAAGAGGGATACTACAAAACATTCATCCCAAACTTACTAAGTCCCCTCAACCACATCCACTTTTGCAAATGAAGGTTCATGCAGCGGGATAAGTATATCTGCCATATCTCGTACTTTGAGCATAATATTGTACGCATCATAAGTATTGACTGAAGTACCCGGAGGAATCACTTCCATTTCCATACCCCGAACTTCCGGCGGAGGATTGAAGTTTTCCATAATTACGCAGAACCCGGTGATAGCAGCAAGACCGCCCTCTGTATCTACTAATATGGTCATGCCCCCCGGCGTGTGGGCCGGGGTATGCATCATCCTTATGCCGGGAACCACTTCATAGTCTCCGTCGAGTGCGACAACCTGCCCCGCATCCTCCACATCCTCAACGTAATCTTCCAGATAGCGGAAATCGAGCGGATGGGGATCATGCACGTGGTTCAACTCTTCACGATGAACATAAAATTTCGCATTGCTGCATTTGTAATCATTTTCGCAATGGTCGTTATGCAGATGGGTATGGATTACAATGTCGATGTCTTCAGGCTTCAGTCCGTATTTCGCCAGCCCATCCTCAAATGTATAAATCTTACCACCTAAGTCAGCCTCGCGATCTTCTGAAATAATCGGCTGCATTTCACCGGTATCAACGAGAATCTTCTTATCTCCGCCTTCCAGATACCAGCTGTATATCGGAATGATATAAGGCTGACCGTAATCATGCTGGTAAGTCATCATACCTTTATCGAATCGCTTGGTCCCCATAACAATGGGATGAATTTTATACTTAGTCATTTTTTCTCCTATATAAAAAGCCATCAGCTACACTTTTTTTAACCACCACAACCTTACGTTACTTCACCGGCAATTGTAAATTTTTTCCCATGGAGTCAGCAATCATGACGTGTGAAAAGAAGTACAACGAGCTCACGATC is a window of Maridesulfovibrio sp. DNA encoding:
- a CDS encoding N-acyl homoserine lactonase family protein, giving the protein MTKYKIHPIVMGTKRFDKGMMTYQHDYGQPYIIPIYSWYLEGGDKKILVDTGEMQPIISEDREADLGGKIYTFEDGLAKYGLKPEDIDIVIHTHLHNDHCENDYKCSNAKFYVHREELNHVHDPHPLDFRYLEDYVEDVEDAGQVVALDGDYEVVPGIRMMHTPAHTPGGMTILVDTEGGLAAITGFCVIMENFNPPPEVRGMEMEVIPPGTSVNTYDAYNIMLKVRDMADILIPLHEPSFAKVDVVEGT